One Candidatus Palauibacter scopulicola genomic window, TGTTCCGCGTGCTTCTCATGGAGTACCTCGGACCGTTCGTGCAACAGACGGCGCACGGATCACAGGGCCGTGCGACACACCAAAACCGGTATCACTTCGAAACAAGGGGTTCAAGGTCGATTAATGCAAGCCGCCGCCGTGCGCAAGTCGCGCCCCGCAGCCGCGCTCCGCCGATCACTGCGCCAGCTTCTCACGCACACATCCCGTGAAGCGGTTGAACATAACATTCGAGACCGATTGAATCACGCCGCCGCGCCCGAACGACGCCAGCCGTCCGGTCAGCGCGATGGACTGCGACACCCAGATGCGGGTCCCGCCTCCGCCTCCCTCCTCGCCCTCCCCCGCTTCTACAGACTGGAGATGGCTCAACATCGTCATTCTCACGTTGCCGCTGCCGCGTCGATCCCGTCCCTCTCCCGTCATCTTCATGTGATGGCGCCCCGCGTCGAGTTCGTCGAAGCGGATCTCGCCCAGGAAGCGCGTCCCGATGGGGCCGAGCTTGAGCCCGATCTCCCCCCGGTACGTACGCTCGTCGACCGCTTCGAGGAGGGTCGCGCCCGGCAGACACTCGACGATCCGCTCCGGATCCGTCAGGAAGCTCCACACCTCGTCCACGGACTGCGGGACATCGAAACTCTTCTCTATCTCGATCGCCATCTTCGGTCCTCGGGGGTCTGCGTGTGCGGAGCGGAGCCGGACAGGGGGGGGATCGCCGGTTGGCGGCCGCGTCGGGCGTCGTCTCCGTGGGAACGGTTATATTGCCGGGAGCGGCTCTACCGCGGATCGGCTTCCACCGGAAGCTGAGACGGCCGCGTCGCACCCGCAACCGGGAGGTCGCCGCCTTGCAACCCGACATCGCGAAGATCATCGAGGAGCTCGAAGCGGCGGGCTACATCGCCGACCGGGGGATCGCGACGGCGGTCCATCTCGGCCTCGCCATGGAGAAGCCGCTCCTCGTCGAGGGGGCCGCCGGCGTCGGCAAGACCGAGATCGCCAAGGCCGTCGCCACATGGCTCGGAGCGGAACTCATTCGCCTTCAGTGCTACGAGGGGCTCGACCTTCCCACCGCCCTCTACGAGTGGAACTACCAGAAGCAGCTCCTCCACATCCGCCTGCAGGACGGCGGCGGCGATGCCGAGGCGGTGCAGCGCACGATCTTCGGGCCGGACTTCCTGCTCGAGCGGCCGCTCCTGCGCGCGATTCGCTGCGAGACGCGGCCGGTCCTTCTCATCGACGAGGTGGACCGGGCGGACGAGGAGTTCGAGGCGTTCCTGCTCGAGCTCCTGTCGGACTTCCAGGTCTCGATCCCGGAACTGGGCACGGTCGAGGCCCGGACGCGACCCGTCGTCGTGCTCACC contains:
- a CDS encoding SRPBCC family protein encodes the protein MAIEIEKSFDVPQSVDEVWSFLTDPERIVECLPGATLLEAVDERTYRGEIGLKLGPIGTRFLGEIRFDELDAGRHHMKMTGEGRDRRGSGNVRMTMLSHLQSVEAGEGEEGGGGGTRIWVSQSIALTGRLASFGRGGVIQSVSNVMFNRFTGCVREKLAQ
- a CDS encoding MoxR family ATPase, translated to MQPDIAKIIEELEAAGYIADRGIATAVHLGLAMEKPLLVEGAAGVGKTEIAKAVATWLGAELIRLQCYEGLDLPTALYEWNYQKQLLHIRLQDGGGDAEAVQRTIFGPDFLLERPLLRAIRCETRPVLLIDEVDRADEEFEAFLLELLSDFQVSIPELGTVEARTRPVVVLTSNGTRELSDALRRRCLYLWIDYPDAAREVEILRRRRPDIAAARAREAVKLAQRLRRERLAKPPGVAETLDFASALEHLGADPLRPATARDAIGALVKDPNDLAGLTEERLGELLASSGDGGS